One region of Candidatus Eisenbacteria bacterium genomic DNA includes:
- the ffh gene encoding signal recognition particle protein: MFEALSSRLEGVFKHLRGQGRLTPDNVRDSLREVRRALLEADVQLSVAKDFVSAVEARAVGEDVLRSLTPGQQVVGIVHEELIKLLGRTPVTLAGSPHLPTVVLLAGLQGSGKTTFAGKLARWLGQRDKRSLLVSADVYRPAAIDQLSRVAQGAGQASWRAAEGTPPVEIARQGLDEARRRGFDFLLLDTAGRLHIDDELMDELQALKREVRAHQVLLVLDGMTGQEAVRIGKTFAERIGIDGLVITKMDGDARGGAALSLRAATGKPILFLGVGEKLDGLEPFDPSRLAGRILGMGDVVGLVERVREAFDEKEAARQAERLRKSELNLEDFLEQLRQLQKMGPVEELLKMIPGLPKAALQQAAPDTKRLKRFEAILSSMTPGERLRPRIIDGSRRRRIASGSGTSVPEVNQLLRDFDQARTMVKRMRHGPRGFAGLKRGGR, translated from the coding sequence GTGTTCGAAGCGCTCTCCAGTCGGCTGGAAGGCGTCTTCAAACACCTCCGTGGCCAAGGGCGCCTGACTCCCGACAATGTCCGTGACAGCCTCCGGGAAGTGCGTCGCGCCTTGCTCGAGGCGGACGTTCAACTTTCTGTGGCCAAAGACTTTGTGTCTGCGGTGGAGGCGCGGGCCGTGGGCGAGGACGTGCTCAGGAGCCTGACGCCCGGCCAGCAGGTCGTGGGCATCGTCCACGAGGAGCTGATCAAGCTTCTGGGCCGGACCCCGGTCACGCTCGCCGGCTCACCGCATCTGCCGACGGTGGTGCTGCTGGCCGGTCTCCAGGGCTCGGGCAAGACCACGTTCGCCGGCAAGCTCGCGCGCTGGCTCGGCCAGCGGGACAAGCGCTCGCTGCTGGTCAGTGCCGACGTCTACCGTCCCGCGGCCATCGATCAGCTCTCGCGCGTCGCGCAGGGAGCGGGACAGGCCTCGTGGCGGGCGGCCGAGGGCACGCCGCCGGTCGAGATCGCGCGCCAGGGGCTCGACGAAGCGCGGCGCCGCGGATTCGACTTCCTGCTGCTCGACACGGCCGGACGTCTCCACATCGACGACGAGCTGATGGACGAGCTGCAGGCGCTCAAGCGTGAGGTGCGCGCCCATCAGGTGCTGCTCGTGCTCGACGGCATGACCGGACAGGAAGCGGTGCGTATCGGCAAGACATTCGCGGAGCGGATCGGGATCGATGGGCTGGTGATCACCAAGATGGACGGCGACGCGCGCGGCGGCGCGGCCTTGTCGCTGCGCGCCGCGACCGGCAAGCCGATCCTGTTCCTCGGCGTCGGCGAGAAGCTCGACGGCCTCGAGCCTTTCGATCCTTCGCGGCTGGCCGGCCGCATCCTCGGCATGGGCGACGTGGTGGGGCTCGTCGAGCGCGTGCGCGAGGCCTTCGACGAGAAAGAGGCGGCACGCCAGGCGGAGAGGCTCCGCAAGTCGGAGCTCAACTTGGAGGACTTCCTGGAGCAGCTGCGTCAGCTCCAGAAGATGGGACCGGTCGAGGAGCTGCTCAAGATGATCCCCGGCCTTCCCAAAGCCGCGCTGCAGCAGGCGGCGCCCGACACGAAGAGGCTCAAACGCTTCGAGGCGATCTTGTCGAGCATGACCCCGGGCGAACGGTTGCGCCCGCGGATCATCGACGGCAGCCGCCGGAGGCGAATCGCGTCAGGCAGCGGCACCAGCGTTCCCGAGGTCAATCAACTGCTCCGGGACTTCGATCAGGCCCGGACCATGGTCAAGCGCATGCGTCACGGCCCGCGCGGATTCGCCGGGCTCAAGCGCGGGGGGCGCTGA
- the rpsP gene encoding 30S ribosomal protein S16 yields the protein MAVVIRMMRMGAKKRPAYRMVVADSRRQRDGRFLEILGHYNPLAQPYELVIHKDKVERWLTRGAQPSEQAASLLRSLGISKPAPQAASTEPKPKAKKTEAKAKRKVQRKPSERKTRNKAARAAKKTAKKA from the coding sequence ATGGCAGTGGTGATTCGCATGATGCGCATGGGCGCCAAGAAGCGCCCGGCCTATCGCATGGTGGTGGCCGACTCGCGTCGTCAGCGCGACGGCCGGTTCCTGGAGATTCTCGGGCACTACAATCCGCTGGCGCAGCCCTACGAGCTCGTGATCCACAAGGACAAGGTCGAGCGCTGGTTGACGCGCGGCGCGCAGCCATCGGAGCAGGCCGCTTCGCTGCTGCGCTCGCTCGGCATCAGCAAGCCCGCGCCGCAGGCGGCGAGCACCGAGCCGAAGCCGAAGGCGAAGAAGACGGAAGCCAAGGCCAAGCGGAAGGTGCAGCGCAAGCCCTCCGAGCGGAAGACGCGCAACAAAGCCGCTCGCGCCGCCAAGAAGACCGCGAAGAAGGCCTAG
- the hemC gene encoding hydroxymethylbilane synthase — translation MTLPAKLRIGVRSGRLAAALAHEVQHALEQAHPSLEVEIVRVAGSGDHVHDAPPRAGGFTSELDRALTTGKIDAALHDLPDVPRVRPDAIVLAAVPRRRHPFDVLLTKDGRILDELDGGERIGASSAARRSQMLAYREDLRAVSARGNLETHLQQLENGDFEGLVMAATDAERLGWYERVSEIFTTEVCVPEVGQGALALEVLADRKDVISAVRSLNDASSHGAVIAERAWLSELGDHEDFPGGALANVVDGRLVIEAVVVSLDGLEVVRDEAEGPAASAEAIGAKLAVRMLERGAHEILEALAGEETE, via the coding sequence ATGACGCTCCCCGCCAAGCTCCGCATCGGCGTGCGCAGCGGCCGGCTCGCCGCCGCGCTGGCTCACGAGGTCCAGCATGCGCTGGAGCAGGCGCACCCGAGCCTCGAGGTGGAGATCGTGCGTGTCGCGGGCTCGGGGGACCACGTCCACGACGCGCCCCCGCGCGCCGGGGGCTTCACGTCCGAGCTGGATCGCGCGCTCACGACGGGGAAGATCGACGCCGCGCTTCACGACCTGCCCGACGTTCCGCGCGTGCGGCCGGACGCCATCGTGCTCGCCGCAGTGCCGCGGCGCCGCCACCCGTTCGACGTGCTCCTGACCAAGGACGGCCGCATCCTCGACGAGCTGGACGGCGGTGAGCGGATCGGCGCCTCGAGCGCCGCGCGCCGCTCGCAGATGCTCGCGTACCGCGAGGACCTTCGCGCCGTCTCGGCGCGCGGCAACCTCGAGACGCACCTGCAGCAGCTCGAGAACGGAGACTTCGAAGGCCTGGTGATGGCCGCGACGGACGCCGAGCGCTTGGGCTGGTACGAGCGCGTCAGCGAGATCTTCACCACCGAGGTGTGCGTTCCCGAGGTGGGGCAGGGCGCGCTCGCGCTCGAGGTGCTCGCCGACCGCAAGGACGTCATCTCGGCGGTGCGCTCGCTCAACGACGCCTCGTCGCACGGGGCCGTGATCGCCGAGCGCGCCTGGCTCTCGGAGCTCGGCGATCACGAGGACTTCCCGGGTGGTGCTTTGGCCAACGTGGTCGACGGCCGGCTGGTGATCGAGGCCGTGGTCGTGAGCCTCGACGGCCTCGAGGTCGTGCGCGACGAGGCCGAGGGTCCGGCGGCCAGCGCCGAAGCGATCGGGGCGAAGCTGGCGGTGCGGATGCTGGAGCGTGGAGCGCACGAGATCCTCGAAGCCCTGGCGGGCGAAGAGACCGAATGA
- a CDS encoding tetratricopeptide repeat protein has product MPCRTARRRLAICAAALCGMLAILGCSKSPESNTGGPPQQRSQALIDAGNEAYRAGNFGLAARRYAAAAVVKPDDPAAYYGMGMALTKLGKDEEARRAYTKARELTQQANAPGASPPTP; this is encoded by the coding sequence ATGCCGTGCCGAACGGCGCGGCGCCGGCTCGCGATCTGCGCCGCGGCGCTGTGCGGGATGCTCGCGATCCTGGGTTGCTCGAAGAGCCCCGAGTCCAATACGGGTGGGCCGCCTCAGCAACGCTCTCAGGCGTTGATCGATGCCGGGAACGAGGCGTATCGCGCGGGGAACTTCGGGCTCGCGGCGCGACGCTATGCGGCCGCGGCGGTGGTGAAACCCGACGATCCGGCGGCCTATTACGGCATGGGGATGGCCCTCACCAAGCTCGGCAAGGACGAGGAAGCGCGGCGGGCTTACACCAAGGCCCGCGAGCTGACCCAGCAGGCGAACGCGCCGGGCGCGTCACCGCCGACGCCGTAA
- the serS gene encoding serine--tRNA ligase: protein MLDLKFLRQNREKVEAGVALKGMAVDLGRFYEVEARRLAVLHETEQLKARRNAASEAIAERKRRGEDAADDIKAMRDVGDRIKGLDAELKRLEEESETLAAWIPNLPHASVPPGSGAEQNQVVRTWGEKKRFDFEPKPHWDLATSLGLLDFERAAKISGSGFLLFTGRGAKLERALIQFMLDFHVRSHGYLEVSPPHVVRRASLFGTGQLPKLESEMYLIGEDDLFLNPTAEVPVTNIYRDEIIEPGKLPLYLTAYCASYRREAGAAGRDTRGMVRVHQFDKVELVKIVAPEKSYDEHESLARDVADVFEALELPYRVMLLCSGDLSFAAAKCYDFEVWAPGVGQWLECSSCSNFEDFQARRMAMRFRREPAAKAEHPHTLNASGVALPRTFASLLENHQTERGTVRIPAALRPYLDGLEELTPEV from the coding sequence ATGCTCGATCTCAAGTTCCTGAGACAGAACCGCGAGAAAGTCGAGGCCGGCGTGGCCTTGAAGGGAATGGCCGTCGACCTCGGCCGCTTCTACGAGGTGGAGGCGCGCCGTCTCGCGGTCCTGCACGAGACCGAGCAGCTCAAGGCGCGACGCAACGCCGCCAGCGAGGCGATTGCCGAGCGCAAGCGCCGAGGCGAGGACGCCGCCGACGACATCAAGGCCATGCGCGACGTCGGCGACCGCATCAAGGGACTCGACGCCGAGCTCAAGCGTCTCGAGGAGGAGAGCGAGACCCTGGCGGCATGGATTCCGAATCTCCCGCATGCCTCGGTGCCTCCGGGAAGCGGGGCGGAGCAGAACCAGGTGGTGCGCACGTGGGGCGAGAAGAAGCGCTTCGATTTCGAGCCCAAGCCGCACTGGGACCTGGCCACCTCGCTCGGGCTGCTCGACTTCGAGCGCGCGGCGAAGATCTCGGGGTCGGGCTTCCTGCTCTTCACCGGGCGCGGTGCGAAGCTCGAGCGCGCGCTCATCCAGTTCATGCTCGACTTCCACGTCCGGAGTCACGGCTACCTCGAGGTGTCGCCGCCGCACGTGGTGCGCCGCGCGTCGCTGTTCGGAACCGGACAGCTGCCGAAGCTCGAGTCCGAGATGTACCTGATCGGGGAGGACGACCTGTTCCTGAACCCGACCGCCGAGGTGCCGGTCACCAACATCTATCGCGACGAGATCATCGAGCCCGGCAAGCTCCCGCTCTATCTCACGGCCTACTGCGCCTCCTATCGTCGCGAGGCGGGCGCGGCGGGCCGCGACACGCGCGGCATGGTGCGTGTCCACCAATTCGACAAGGTCGAGCTGGTGAAGATCGTGGCGCCGGAGAAGAGCTACGACGAGCACGAGTCGCTGGCGCGGGACGTGGCCGATGTGTTCGAGGCGCTCGAGCTGCCGTATCGCGTCATGCTGCTGTGCAGCGGTGACCTGAGCTTCGCGGCCGCCAAATGCTATGACTTCGAGGTGTGGGCGCCCGGAGTCGGGCAGTGGCTCGAGTGCTCGTCGTGCAGCAACTTCGAGGACTTCCAGGCCCGCCGGATGGCCATGCGCTTCCGTCGCGAGCCCGCGGCCAAGGCCGAGCACCCGCATACCCTCAACGCCTCGGGCGTCGCGCTGCCCCGCACCTTCGCGAGCTTGCTCGAGAACCACCAGACCGAGCGCGGCACCGTGCGGATCCCGGCGGCTCTGCGGCCCTATCTGGACGGTCTCGAGGAGCTGACGCCGGAAGTCTGA